In Chrysoperla carnea chromosome 2, inChrCarn1.1, whole genome shotgun sequence, the following proteins share a genomic window:
- the LOC123291493 gene encoding probable methyltransferase-like protein 15 homolog: MANLFFKTNIHIFNHTKLLFACKYSQLHVPVMLNEVIDSLKPSKNQTFIDMTFGAGGHSKKLLESAENVKIIALDRDPFAYNIAQDLSKEYPNQVVPLLGRFSDLPELLKQHKIRQNSIDGILFDFGCSSMQFDSADRGFSVSKNGPLDMRMDGLSDSPSAADVLAYMDEEDIAKILKVYGEEKHAKKIARAIVEARYSFKKLQTTEELAMLVDSVCTEEHRVDKLQRFSHSATKTFQALRIFVNNEINEINYGIVVAQKYLKIGGRLVAISFHSLEDVIVKRHILGNVIDNAINPLPLKYSDHTLCHDKEIIDSIMESPWRSLNKQIITPSYKEIESNPRSRSAKLRAAVRVS, translated from the coding sequence ATGgcaaatctattttttaaaacaaatattcatatatttaatcaCACTAAATTGTTATTTGCTTGTAAATATTCACAATTACATGTGCCTGTAATGTTGAACGAAGTAATTGACAGTTTAAAACCGTCCAAAAATCAAACATTCATCGATATGACGTTTGGTGCTGGGGGCCATTctaaaaaattacttgaatcagctgaaaatgttaaaataattgcCTTAGATCGGGACCCGTTTGCTTATAATATAGCACAAGATTTATCTAAAGAATATCCAAATCAAGTAGTACCACTGTTAGGTCGGTTTTCTGATTTACCAGAATtattaaaacaacataaaatcaGACAAAATTCCATTGatggaattttatttgattttggaTGCTCTTCAATGCAATTTGATAGCGCCGATCGAGGATTTTCAGTATCAAAAAATGGACCTTTAGACATGAGAATGGATGGGTTATCAGATAGTCCAAGTGCAGCAGATGTTCTTGCTTATATGGATGAAGAAGATATagcaaaaatattgaaagtataTGGTGAGGAAAAACATGCTAAAAAAATTGCACGTGCAATAGTCGAAGCAcgctattcatttaaaaaacttcaaaccACAGAAGAATTAGCAATGCTTGTAGATTCCGTATGTACTGAGGAACATCGTGTTGATAAATTACAAAGGTTTTCGCATTCGGCTACTAAAACTTTTCAAGCATTacgaatttttgttaataatgaaattaatgaaatcAACTACGGCATTGTAGTGGctcagaaatatttaaaaataggtgGACGGCTAGTAGCCATTTCGTTCCATTCACTGGAAGATGTTATCGTAAAACGTCATATTTTAggaaatgttattgataatgcGATTAATCCTTTGCCTTTAAAATATAGCGATCATACTTTGTGTCACgataaagaaattattgattctATAATGGAATCACCTTGGCGATCTTTAAATAAACAGATAATTACACCATCATACAAGGAAATTGAATCCAATCCTCGAAGTAGATCTGCTAAGCTTAGAGCAGCAGTTCGCGTTTCATAG
- the LOC123291494 gene encoding ubiquinol-cytochrome-c reductase complex assembly factor 2, whose product MSSSHRRFLQLLKNWPVDPSKQGRDLGQHIRDQVKIAFVNGEVFPGNQQKCDLEYLALKRISESQHAKQYPRTLKSSALGLSLEECSSLVSNDFLKTVEEEEQGIFKRTLNKIFKSKDSK is encoded by the exons ATGTCTAGTAGTCATCGAAGATTTCTTCAACTATTGAAAAATTGGCCTGTTGATCCATCAAAACAGGGaag AGATCTTGGTCAGCACATTCGAGATCAAGTCAAAATTGCGTTTGTGAATGGCGAAGTTTTCCCAGGAAATCAACAGAAGTGTGATTTAGAATATTTAGCTTTAAAACGTATTAGTGAAAGTCAACATGCTAAACAATATCCCAGAACATTAAAATCATCTGCATTAGGTCTTTCTTTAGAAGAGTGTTCAAGTCTTGTTTCaaacgattttttaaaaactgttgaaGAAGAGGAGCaaggtatatttaaaagaactctaaataaaattttcaaatctaaaGACTCAAAATAA